A DNA window from Limanda limanda chromosome 6, fLimLim1.1, whole genome shotgun sequence contains the following coding sequences:
- the LOC133003535 gene encoding gastrula zinc finger protein XlCGF26.1-like: MSDPEPRLDAMLEIMVKATVTEMSKVTDESSDVCSEEKVIQFGVFMTSLAREAVEKICQLFHECSSLLRLEVSQGVAEIEELRRRLEVAETELKLVLEGSRGQKEVEELTEGGDREKEDRRTPNNGAEGETVQTSHRSGRKSRRAVTTCETGVKRSPILHLWKGRTYEESVQLVIIKEEGLEAVTDQTSPDSAQCVEEAGQNDGDDPDYQLEPEDLDEGEPGSTTRPKRVLKPKFQRGRANKESQSSNQKPLSCRHCRKTFTKLLQLKAHQAVHGANAEKPFLCSQCGRGFSFQRSLTAHTLLHTGERPHTCDVCGKGFTLKQLLRNHQRLHAEVRPFRCEQCGKSFYRAHGLKMHHMVHTGERAYICQYCNKSFTIQGNLQRHLRIHTGEKPFRCDTCGKSFNQADTLKGHQRIHTGERPFSCDTCGKCFIQKSALKMHQKTSHSGKNSLACVACGMTVACVDSLRKHLQTHAATIPCTCVLCDQRLSSITDLRSHQQHHTVDRPHSCGLCGKSFKSSSYLKIHMKTHSGERPFSCDICGRMFTQHSSLKSHQVVHTGEKPFSCDTCGKCFSNTGNLHRHQRIHTGEKPFSCDTCGRSFNQGNSLKAHLQIHTGEKQFMCDKCGKSFSYLRNLKDHKCFYV, from the exons GTGATCCAGTTCGGTGTCTTCATGACGTCTCTGGCTCGAGAGGCTGTCGAGAAGATCTGTCAACTTTTCCACGAATGTTCGTCCCTGCTGCGTTTGGAG GTGTCACAGGGCGTGGCAGAGATCGAGGAGCTGAGGCGTCGGCTGGAGGTGGCGGAGACGGAGCTGAAGCTGGTGCTGGAGGGCAGCAGAGGCcaaaaggaggtggaggagctgactGAAGGGGgcgacagagagaaggaggacaggaggacaccGAACAACGGAGCAGAAGGAGAAACGGTGCAGACGAGCCACCGCTCGGGGAGAAAGAGCCGCCGAG ccGTGACGACTTGTGAGACCGGAGTGAAACGGTCTCCGATTCTTCACCTGTGGAAAGGCCGAACGTACGAG GAAAGTGTCCAGCTGGTTATAATAAAAGAGGAAGGATTGGAGGCGGTCACTGACCAGACGTCTCCAGATTCTGCTCAGTGTGTCGAGGAAGCAGGACAGAACGATGGTGACGATCCAGACTACCAG ttGGAGCCAGAAGATCTGGATGAAGGTGAGCCAGGATCCACCACGAGACCTAAACGTGTCCTCAAGCCCAAGTTCCAGCGAGGGCGAGCGAATAAAGAGAGTCAGAGTTCCAACCAGAAGcctctgagctgcagacacTGCAGGAAAACCTTCAccaagctgctgcagctcaaagcTCACCAGGCCGTCCACGGGGCCAACGCAGAGAAACCCTTCCTCTGTTCTCAGTGTGGCAGAGGCTTCTCATTCCAGCGCAGCCTCACCGCACACACGCTGCTCCACACAG GTGAGAGACCACATACCTGTGATGTTTGTGGGAAGGGTTTCACcctgaagcagctgctgaggaaccACCAGCGACTCCACGCTGAGGTCAGGCCGTTTCGCTGTGAGCAGTGCGGGAAGAGCTTCTACCGAGCCCACGGCCTGAAGATGCACCATATGGTCCACACAGGAGAGCGGGCCTACATATGCCAGTACTGCAACAAGAGCTTCACCATACAAGGTAACCTGCAGCGACACCTGCGCATACACACAGGGGAAAAGCCGTTCAGGTGCGACACTTGTGGCAAAAGCTTCAACCAGGCCGACACTCTGAAAGGCCACCAGCGGATACACACCGGTGAGCGTCCCTTCAGCTGCGACACCTGCGGAAAGTGCTTCATCCAGAAGAGTGCCTTGAAGATGCACCAGAAGACCTCCCACTCAGGGAAGAACTCCCTGGCCTGCGTGGCCTGTGGCATGACAGTGGCCTGTGTGGACTCACTACGCAAACACCTCCAGACGCATGCAGCAACTATTCCATGCACATGTGTGCTCTGTGACCAGCGTCTCAGCTCCATCACAGACCTGCGCtcgcaccagcagcaccacacagtggACAGGCCTCACAGCTGTGGGCTCTGTGGGAAGAGCTTCAAGTCGTCCAGTTACCTGAAGATTCACATGAAGACGCACAGCGGAGAGAGGCCGTTCTCCTGCGACATCTGTGGTCGTATGTTTACACAGCACAGCAGCCTTAAATCACATCAG GTGGTCCACACCGGAGAAAAGCCGTTCAGCTGCGACACATGCGGCAAATGTTTCAGCAACACAGGAAACCTGCACCGTCACCAGCGCATCCACACGGGGGAGAAGCCGTTCAGCTGTGACACGTGTGGACGCAGCTTCAACCAGGGCAACAGCCTGAAGGCCCACCTGCAGATCCACACCGGGGAGAAGCAGTTCATGTGCGACAAGTGTGGGAAGAGCTTCTCCTACCTGAGGAACCTCAAGGACCACAAGTGTTTCTACGTCTGA